Proteins encoded within one genomic window of Empedobacter falsenii:
- a CDS encoding sensor histidine kinase, protein MLKSNSALKIHFFQLIVIILFAISGISNAQEVLINFENQYNKTAPNSIERYEITGKYAQALLFNNQKEKAFAVLKQNISSAEKLSDGKYAAYLHAVSAMNNRIDDNLSATNYNLQKAIYYSGRTTDYSTKGYVKYCEGWLNLRNNEDSKAVKNFIDGLKFLDKATVTPTVLTRMSSIYNELTGIYSRWDDYELQEKYSKLALEVALKQNNPNLIFASYMSIGYMYEQKFMQNEKNILVRDLAEKYYTNAINTYYKNKNEMATATDLSFVAINLANLYLQFYPKNYQGKVIKYAYLAKEIGEQNNQSDHVAAANGILAELSLQNNEVSTAKNYLLNSLIKVHENTIPDKNILLSLYLSLSDIEDREGNYKEALRYYKLYTSTYKEIYDNEQAQISKRLEAQFDKERQQQQMIRLQLEAEKKEQQIQLMHSLGIQQEQELENSRLSEEFQRKQLKLTRLESDKRSQELTISEQNLRLSKLENKNRKDELVNYITELNFKNKLNKYYIFSIIFFIALLGLLLYALKQRNKHLKQREELYKLEIEQERQNSKISTLTALLNGEEQERARLARDLHDGLGGLLSGTKIQLTHLNDKIDDHSKKDMAKSIQQLDGAVDELRRVAHNLMPDLLLKYGLEEALKEYAIRMSNEQLDIDVQFLSYTNSLDKEHQLLVYRIIQELVNNAIKHAHATQIIIQFVEDENNYSVTVEDDGKGFDMNNTKLTQSAGLHNIQSRVQFLKGQLNIHSEIDLGTSIEFQFPKI, encoded by the coding sequence ATGTTAAAAAGTAACAGTGCTTTAAAAATTCATTTTTTCCAACTTATAGTCATCATTTTATTTGCTATTAGTGGAATTTCTAATGCACAAGAAGTACTGATTAATTTTGAGAATCAATATAATAAAACAGCTCCTAATTCTATTGAACGATACGAAATAACAGGAAAATATGCGCAAGCTTTATTGTTTAATAATCAAAAAGAAAAAGCTTTCGCTGTTTTGAAACAAAATATTTCTAGCGCCGAAAAACTGAGTGACGGAAAATATGCTGCATATTTACATGCTGTTTCTGCAATGAATAATCGTATTGATGATAATTTGAGTGCAACAAATTATAATTTGCAAAAAGCAATTTATTACAGCGGACGCACAACTGATTATTCAACAAAAGGATATGTTAAATATTGCGAAGGATGGTTGAATTTAAGAAACAATGAAGACTCTAAGGCTGTAAAAAACTTTATTGATGGTCTTAAATTTCTAGATAAAGCTACTGTTACGCCAACTGTTCTTACACGAATGAGTTCTATTTATAACGAATTGACTGGAATTTATTCGAGATGGGATGATTATGAATTACAAGAAAAATACAGCAAACTTGCTCTAGAAGTAGCACTTAAACAAAATAATCCTAATTTAATTTTTGCTTCTTATATGTCGATTGGATACATGTATGAGCAAAAATTTATGCAAAACGAGAAAAATATTTTAGTACGAGATTTAGCCGAAAAATATTATACTAACGCCATAAATACGTATTATAAAAACAAAAATGAAATGGCTACCGCAACAGACTTGTCGTTTGTAGCTATTAATCTAGCCAATTTATATCTTCAATTTTATCCCAAAAACTATCAAGGAAAAGTTATCAAATATGCTTATTTGGCAAAAGAGATTGGAGAACAAAATAATCAATCCGATCACGTTGCCGCCGCCAATGGTATTTTAGCAGAATTATCTTTGCAAAATAATGAAGTTTCTACTGCAAAAAACTATTTACTTAATTCGCTTATAAAAGTTCATGAAAATACAATTCCAGACAAGAATATTCTACTTTCGCTGTATTTGAGTTTATCTGATATTGAAGATCGTGAAGGAAATTACAAAGAAGCCTTGCGTTATTATAAATTGTACACTTCCACTTACAAAGAAATTTATGATAACGAGCAAGCGCAAATCAGTAAACGTTTGGAAGCTCAGTTTGATAAAGAACGTCAACAACAACAAATGATTCGTTTGCAATTAGAAGCCGAGAAAAAAGAACAACAAATTCAACTGATGCATTCATTAGGAATTCAACAAGAACAAGAATTAGAAAATTCTAGATTAAGTGAAGAATTTCAACGTAAGCAATTAAAATTAACCAGATTAGAATCTGATAAACGTTCTCAAGAATTAACGATTTCTGAACAAAATTTAAGGCTTTCTAAACTCGAAAATAAAAATAGAAAAGATGAATTGGTTAATTATATCACCGAACTTAATTTCAAGAATAAATTAAACAAATATTACATTTTCTCTATCATCTTCTTTATTGCTTTACTTGGATTATTGCTTTATGCTTTAAAACAACGTAACAAACATCTAAAGCAACGTGAAGAATTATACAAGTTGGAAATCGAACAAGAACGTCAAAATTCTAAAATATCCACTTTAACGGCTCTTCTTAATGGTGAAGAACAAGAACGAGCTCGTCTTGCACGTGATTTACACGATGGTTTGGGCGGTTTACTTTCTGGAACAAAAATTCAGCTCACTCATTTAAACGATAAAATTGACGATCATTCTAAAAAGGACATGGCAAAATCTATTCAACAATTAGATGGAGCTGTTGATGAATTACGTCGCGTAGCTCATAATTTAATGCCAGATTTGTTGTTGAAATATGGTTTGGAAGAAGCCTTAAAAGAATATGCAATCCGAATGTCGAATGAACAATTGGATATTGATGTTCAATTTTTGAGCTATACGAATTCACTTGACAAAGAGCATCAATTATTGGTCTATCGTATCATTCAAGAATTAGTAAATAATGCCATTAAACATGCACATGCAACACAAATTATCATTCAATTTGTTGAAGATGAAAACAATTATTCTGTCACTGTAGAAGATGACGGGAAAGGTTTTGATATGAATAATACAAAACTAACGCAATCAGCAGGTTTACATAATATTCAGTCGCGTGTCCAATTTTTAAAAGGACAATTAAATATACATTCAGAAATCGATTTAGGAACAAGTATAGAGTTCCAATTTCCTAAAATATAA
- a CDS encoding NAD-dependent epimerase/dehydratase family protein, with translation MSKTALVLGSSGLIGSLLLKKLFNHPDYSTIVTIVRKPQQINDPNLIEIVTDFNSEINLDEIEQIDSIFSCLGTTRKKTPDLDAYHKIEVDIPNQFAKLGNQKGLTKFHYISAVGANANSSNFYLKMKGEAEKTLQKNTIKQLFLYRPSLLIGNRAEYRLAENISAKVFPLINFFLRGSLSKYKSIEAEKVAQSLIENDLHSTSNKVSILHYNEIINSINTTQRSY, from the coding sequence ATGAGTAAAACTGCATTGGTTTTAGGAAGCTCAGGTTTAATTGGTTCTCTTCTCTTAAAAAAGTTATTCAATCATCCTGATTATTCTACTATTGTCACAATTGTTCGAAAACCTCAACAAATCAATGATCCAAATTTAATTGAAATCGTAACTGATTTCAATTCAGAAATTAATTTAGATGAAATTGAGCAAATAGATTCTATTTTTTCGTGCTTGGGAACAACTCGAAAAAAGACGCCTGATTTAGATGCTTATCATAAAATTGAAGTCGATATTCCGAATCAATTTGCAAAGCTTGGGAATCAAAAAGGATTAACTAAGTTTCATTATATTTCGGCAGTTGGTGCAAATGCGAACTCGTCTAATTTTTATTTAAAAATGAAAGGCGAAGCCGAAAAAACTTTGCAAAAGAATACTATCAAACAATTATTCTTATATCGTCCATCTTTGTTAATTGGTAATCGAGCGGAATATCGTTTGGCTGAGAATATAAGTGCAAAAGTTTTTCCTTTAATTAATTTCTTTTTGCGAGGAAGCCTATCTAAATATAAATCAATTGAAGCTGAAAAAGTTGCACAATCACTTATTGAAAATGATTTGCATTCAACATCAAATAAAGTTTCAATTTTACATTACAACGAAATAATTAATTCAATAAATACAACACAAAGATCATATTAG
- a CDS encoding pirin family protein: MKVKNINKVVGPMPIRDPFILGAYHYDLYPKGNGKMGVDAELLKGKNIGQDFDRNADWRMYHGETIPGFPHHPHRGFEIATIVEEGFADHFDSKGSKGRYGNGDVQLMSAGSGVLHGEMFPLLNDETENPFRLFQIWLNMHSSDKLTEPTYKMLWSETIPQKDVKDEEGRNVNVRVVLGEYAGVKSQDPLAHSWARNPKHHVGIALLNMDPNASFTLPAVSETMNRFVFFYDGVDVISIDNYKIQQRHLADLNGNEEIIIQNGNSQAKVLILEGEPINEPVAAYGPFVMNTEQEIRDAFAEYQKTQFGGWPWGDKETDIVNPKEVGRFASYNFGKELDEPALK; the protein is encoded by the coding sequence ATGAAAGTTAAAAATATAAATAAAGTTGTAGGCCCAATGCCAATTCGTGATCCATTTATTTTAGGTGCATATCATTACGATTTGTATCCAAAAGGAAATGGAAAAATGGGGGTTGATGCCGAATTATTAAAAGGTAAAAACATTGGTCAAGATTTTGACAGAAATGCAGATTGGCGAATGTATCATGGCGAAACAATTCCAGGTTTTCCACATCATCCACATAGAGGTTTTGAAATTGCAACGATTGTAGAAGAAGGTTTTGCTGATCATTTTGATTCGAAAGGTTCAAAAGGTCGTTATGGAAATGGCGATGTGCAATTGATGAGTGCTGGTTCTGGCGTTTTGCATGGCGAAATGTTTCCGTTGTTGAATGATGAAACTGAAAATCCATTCCGATTATTTCAGATTTGGTTAAATATGCATTCGTCAGATAAATTAACAGAACCAACGTACAAAATGCTTTGGAGTGAAACGATTCCACAAAAAGATGTGAAAGACGAGGAGGGAAGAAACGTGAATGTTCGAGTGGTTTTGGGTGAATATGCAGGTGTAAAATCGCAAGATCCTTTAGCGCATTCGTGGGCGAGAAATCCAAAACATCATGTCGGAATTGCTTTATTGAATATGGATCCTAATGCTTCGTTTACGTTGCCAGCAGTTTCTGAAACGATGAATAGATTTGTGTTTTTTTATGATGGAGTAGATGTAATTTCGATTGATAATTACAAAATTCAGCAAAGACATTTAGCAGACTTGAATGGAAATGAGGAAATTATTATTCAAAATGGAAATTCGCAAGCTAAAGTTTTGATTTTAGAAGGTGAACCTATCAATGAGCCTGTAGCGGCTTATGGACCTTTTGTAATGAATACGGAGCAAGAAATTCGTGATGCTTTTGCAGAGTATCAAAAAACACAATTTGGTGGTTGGCCTTGGGGTGACAAAGAAACCGATATCGTAAATCCGAAAGAAGTGGGACGTTTTGCAAGTTATAATTTTGGAAAAGAGTTGGATGAACCAGCTTTGAAATAA
- a CDS encoding DUF6266 family protein: MAEIKKGILGGFSGKVGTVVGVNWRGKDIIRSLPKKSKKRPTDLQLMQQIKFKKVIGFLQPIRPVLNLYFGNRVGLKSRYNIATSYTLSNALDMVNDLPVIVLERVLVSKGDLVGFLQPTIDTAGGDTFQMNWEDNSGQGNAQPSDLVNVICYCEELNSFEVFQNIENRNSMIIDIALPTYYNGKKVNFWAFLNSETKAMASTSIYLGEHTVV, translated from the coding sequence ATGGCAGAAATTAAAAAAGGAATCCTTGGTGGATTCTCAGGAAAAGTGGGAACTGTAGTAGGCGTTAATTGGCGTGGCAAAGACATTATTCGCAGTTTACCAAAAAAATCGAAAAAGCGACCTACTGATTTGCAATTGATGCAGCAGATCAAATTCAAGAAAGTGATTGGTTTCTTGCAACCAATTCGTCCAGTTCTTAATCTGTATTTTGGGAATAGAGTTGGGTTAAAATCGCGCTACAACATTGCGACGTCTTATACGCTGAGCAATGCATTGGACATGGTGAATGATTTGCCTGTTATTGTGTTGGAGCGTGTGTTGGTATCAAAAGGTGATCTGGTTGGCTTTTTGCAACCTACGATAGATACGGCTGGTGGGGATACTTTCCAAATGAATTGGGAAGATAATTCTGGGCAAGGCAATGCGCAGCCTTCGGATCTTGTGAATGTTATTTGCTATTGTGAAGAACTAAATTCGTTTGAAGTATTTCAAAATATTGAGAATCGTAATTCTATGATTATAGATATTGCTTTACCAACCTATTACAATGGCAAAAAGGTTAACTTTTGGGCGTTTCTGAATAGTGAAACAAAGGCGATGGCGAGTACCAGTATCTACCTTGGCGAGCATACAGTTGTATAA
- a CDS encoding SRPBCC family protein — translation MKLLKRLLWIVAGLFVVLTITMFAIGKKYHFETTRVLNAPIEKVYEQASSSKKFNEWNPWMDLDPNLKLTYSGTQGQPGDEYCWEGNDDVGQGCHVITALVPNQKIATKMMFKKPFESDATSDIVVTKEGNGTKITWSMDCELDYPMNLMKLMMDSQMEKSYGKGLDKLKTLVEK, via the coding sequence ATGAAACTATTAAAACGACTACTTTGGATTGTTGCAGGACTATTTGTTGTATTAACTATTACGATGTTTGCGATTGGGAAAAAATATCATTTTGAAACAACAAGAGTATTGAATGCGCCTATCGAAAAGGTGTATGAACAAGCGAGTTCTTCAAAGAAATTTAACGAATGGAATCCTTGGATGGATTTAGACCCTAATTTGAAATTAACTTATTCTGGTACGCAAGGACAGCCTGGAGATGAGTATTGCTGGGAAGGAAATGACGATGTTGGACAAGGTTGTCATGTGATTACGGCTTTGGTTCCGAATCAAAAAATTGCAACCAAAATGATGTTCAAAAAGCCTTTTGAAAGTGATGCTACTTCTGATATCGTGGTAACAAAAGAAGGAAACGGAACGAAAATTACGTGGAGTATGGATTGTGAATTGGATTACCCAATGAATTTGATGAAACTGATGATGGATTCGCAAATGGAAAAATCTTATGGAAAAGGTCTTGATAAATTAAAAACTTTAGTAGAAAAATAA
- a CDS encoding AraC family transcriptional regulator, whose protein sequence is MNIDLQLFDPENFNKKDISSPYYFIVIMDGMANFSIDFNEYSTTGKTLIFLSPYQLLQWKKTAFTDVKILKFHGDFYCIEYHKKEVACNGILFNSIYETPFVRVSDPIYEEIQWIIDKFKSLQNLELSYNVAVSKTYLQLILALSSREKQIQNETNSTKITDSLNFYNLLENSFINEKSVSYYADYYHLSVDAFSKKIKKNYGKTPSKLIQERLILEAKKEIHLTYKSIKEIARDLGFEDEFYFSRYFKKEVGVSPKTFREQVGVSIVAKKSIE, encoded by the coding sequence TTGAATATCGATTTGCAATTGTTTGATCCAGAAAATTTTAACAAAAAAGATATTTCTTCTCCTTATTATTTTATTGTGATCATGGATGGAATGGCTAATTTTTCAATTGATTTTAATGAATATTCAACTACAGGAAAAACCTTGATTTTTCTTTCGCCATACCAATTGTTGCAATGGAAAAAAACAGCTTTTACGGATGTAAAAATTCTTAAATTTCATGGGGATTTTTATTGCATCGAATACCACAAAAAGGAAGTTGCTTGTAATGGAATTTTGTTCAATTCTATTTACGAAACACCTTTTGTTAGAGTTTCTGATCCTATATATGAAGAAATTCAATGGATTATTGATAAGTTTAAATCTTTACAAAACCTCGAACTTTCATACAATGTCGCAGTTTCTAAAACCTATTTGCAACTCATTTTGGCTTTGAGTAGTCGAGAAAAACAAATTCAGAACGAAACAAATTCTACCAAAATAACCGATTCGTTAAACTTTTATAATCTTCTAGAGAATAGTTTTATTAACGAAAAATCTGTTTCGTACTATGCCGATTATTATCATTTATCTGTAGATGCATTTAGTAAAAAAATCAAGAAAAATTATGGAAAAACTCCTTCAAAATTAATTCAAGAAAGATTGATTTTAGAAGCAAAAAAAGAAATTCATCTCACCTATAAAAGCATCAAAGAAATTGCTCGTGATTTAGGTTTTGAAGATGAATTTTATTTTAGCCGTTATTTTAAAAAAGAAGTAGGTGTTTCACCAAAAACTTTTCGAGAACAAGTTGGAGTATCAATTGTAGCTAAAAAATCCATTGAATAA
- a CDS encoding DUF417 family protein has protein sequence MNHFLLFFANSSQKFVHFLRIAIAIVMIWIGGLKAFQYEADGIVPFVINSPFMSFFYQNVHETSVDENGKTVAAYTLYKNPEGKTVQKNIDWHTKNRTYVFSYGLGAVIVGIGILVLLGIWFPKIGFWGGLLTFGMSIVTLSFLITTPEVYVLNLGGDFPTPQFGFPYLSGAGRLVIKDIIMMAGGLICTSEAAKRILKR, from the coding sequence ATGAATCACTTTCTTTTATTTTTCGCGAATTCTTCTCAAAAATTTGTTCATTTTCTTCGAATTGCAATCGCTATTGTGATGATTTGGATTGGTGGCTTGAAAGCTTTTCAATACGAAGCCGATGGCATTGTTCCGTTCGTAATCAACAGTCCGTTTATGAGTTTCTTTTATCAAAATGTTCACGAAACTTCGGTAGATGAAAACGGAAAAACGGTTGCTGCTTATACTTTATATAAAAATCCAGAAGGAAAAACAGTTCAAAAAAATATTGATTGGCATACAAAAAACAGAACTTATGTGTTTTCCTATGGTTTAGGAGCTGTGATTGTAGGAATCGGAATATTAGTTCTATTGGGAATATGGTTTCCGAAAATAGGTTTTTGGGGAGGATTATTAACCTTCGGAATGTCCATTGTGACGCTTTCATTTTTAATTACGACTCCAGAAGTATATGTACTTAATTTGGGAGGCGACTTCCCTACTCCACAATTCGGATTTCCTTATTTATCAGGTGCTGGAAGATTAGTAATAAAAGATATTATCATGATGGCAGGTGGACTAATTTGTACTTCCGAAGCAGCAAAAAGAATATTAAAAAGATAG
- a CDS encoding response regulator transcription factor, which produces MIKIAITDDHPLLLEGLRNILSNQPNLQVVDCYASAQQLQEALKTTEIDILLLDINLSDTNSIELIKPFKKKYPEMHIIMLSVHNEYAVINSCLEEGASGYIQKNASVDEILEGINSIFDGKKFLCSQTKSVMSKKEKDGLNTIPKLTRREKEVLIEAAQGLTTQQIADKLFISTHTVDSHRKNLIEKFKTSNLSSAITSAIEYGLISKP; this is translated from the coding sequence ATGATAAAAATAGCAATCACAGACGACCATCCATTATTATTAGAAGGTTTGCGAAATATTTTGAGTAATCAACCAAATTTACAAGTGGTCGATTGTTATGCTTCGGCTCAACAATTACAAGAAGCTTTAAAAACCACAGAAATTGATATTCTTTTATTAGATATCAATTTATCGGACACTAATAGTATTGAATTGATTAAACCTTTCAAGAAAAAATATCCTGAAATGCACATTATTATGTTGAGCGTGCACAATGAATACGCTGTGATTAATAGTTGTTTGGAAGAAGGTGCATCTGGTTATATTCAGAAAAACGCTTCTGTTGATGAAATATTAGAAGGAATTAATTCTATTTTTGATGGAAAGAAATTTCTTTGTTCGCAAACCAAAAGTGTGATGAGCAAAAAAGAAAAAGATGGTTTGAATACGATCCCGAAATTGACACGTCGCGAAAAAGAGGTTTTAATTGAAGCTGCGCAAGGATTAACAACACAACAAATTGCAGATAAATTATTTATCAGTACACATACAGTTGACAGCCATCGTAAGAATTTGATCGAAAAATTTAAAACATCAAATTTAAGTTCGGCAATCACATCAGCCATAGAATATGGATTGATTTCAAAACCTTAA
- a CDS encoding fumarylacetoacetate hydrolase family protein, whose product MKFVTFLENQQEKVGLVWQDAIYDLTKINHNLPSTLIEILADDEFSLLICQQITHEISRGEYKNTVVKEPQILAPIPHPASFRDAYAFRQHVETSRLNRGLDMIPEFDQFPVFYFSNHQAIQGLGKVYAMEKHFDRMDFELEVAIVIKKEGINIKAENADEYIGGFMVLNDLSARALQMEEMKLNLGPAKGKDFASMFGPYLVTPTEIEKYKVEPKEGHIGNCYDLEMSCSVNNIEVSRGNFKDMHWTFAEIIERISYGVKLYPGDIIGSGTVGTGCFLELNGTGKRQNPAYQEQWLQPNDTIEMSVTGLGKLVNSVHLYTQ is encoded by the coding sequence ATGAAATTCGTTACTTTCTTAGAAAATCAGCAAGAAAAAGTAGGTCTTGTTTGGCAAGATGCTATCTATGATTTGACAAAAATTAATCACAACTTACCTTCTACTCTAATCGAAATCTTAGCAGATGACGAGTTTTCACTATTAATCTGTCAACAGATTACACACGAAATTTCACGTGGTGAATATAAAAATACGGTGGTAAAAGAACCACAAATTTTAGCACCAATACCTCATCCAGCAAGTTTTAGAGATGCGTATGCATTTCGACAACATGTAGAAACTTCTCGCTTAAACAGAGGTTTGGATATGATTCCTGAGTTTGATCAATTTCCTGTATTTTATTTTTCTAATCATCAAGCTATTCAAGGTCTAGGAAAAGTTTATGCAATGGAAAAACATTTCGATCGAATGGATTTTGAACTTGAGGTGGCTATTGTCATCAAAAAAGAAGGCATCAATATCAAAGCAGAAAATGCGGACGAATATATTGGTGGTTTTATGGTTTTAAATGATTTGAGTGCACGTGCATTACAAATGGAAGAAATGAAACTGAATCTTGGTCCAGCAAAAGGAAAAGACTTTGCTTCTATGTTTGGTCCATATCTAGTCACTCCAACCGAAATCGAAAAATATAAAGTTGAGCCTAAAGAAGGACATATTGGAAATTGCTATGATTTAGAAATGTCTTGTTCTGTTAATAATATCGAAGTTTCTCGTGGAAATTTCAAAGATATGCATTGGACTTTCGCGGAAATTATTGAACGTATTTCGTACGGTGTAAAACTTTATCCTGGCGATATTATAGGATCTGGAACTGTTGGTACAGGTTGTTTTCTTGAATTGAATGGCACTGGGAAACGTCAGAATCCAGCTTATCAAGAACAATGGTTACAACCAAATGATACCATCGAAATGTCTGTTACAGGATTAGGAAAATTAGTAAATTCTGTTCATCTTTATACCCAATAA
- a CDS encoding flavin reductase family protein codes for MQHTKSFEPNTSQFDDIFKHAISPRPICFASTVDKDGNVNLSPFSFFNMMGQNPPICVFSPLRKMRDGSTKHTLENIWEHPECVINIVNYNMVQQQSLASVEYPKGVNEFVKAGFTELPSELVKPPRVAESPIQFECKVREVISVTDQPGAANLVIAEIVRMHVQEDLLDENDKVSPYDLDLVARMGGDYYCRVIPESIFEVEKPTRTIGLGIDQLPDEVKHSNYLTSNNLGQLGNVEKLPTNEMIRNFKEQLTERLDIQKFKSAEVRHQVAAKLLEQGDVNGAWYWLLMKI; via the coding sequence ATGCAACATACAAAATCTTTTGAGCCAAATACAAGTCAATTTGATGACATTTTCAAACACGCCATTTCTCCACGCCCTATTTGCTTTGCAAGTACGGTAGATAAAGATGGGAATGTGAATTTGAGTCCATTTTCATTCTTCAATATGATGGGACAAAATCCACCTATTTGCGTGTTTTCACCACTTCGAAAAATGAGAGATGGATCGACAAAACATACATTAGAAAACATTTGGGAACACCCAGAATGTGTGATTAATATTGTCAATTATAACATGGTTCAGCAACAATCGTTAGCAAGTGTGGAATATCCAAAAGGTGTAAATGAATTTGTAAAAGCTGGCTTTACAGAATTACCTTCAGAGTTGGTAAAACCGCCTCGTGTAGCAGAATCTCCGATTCAGTTTGAATGTAAAGTGCGTGAAGTAATTTCTGTTACAGATCAACCAGGTGCAGCTAATTTGGTGATTGCTGAAATTGTGCGCATGCATGTGCAAGAGGATTTATTGGATGAAAATGATAAAGTTTCGCCTTATGATTTGGATTTAGTTGCTCGCATGGGAGGCGATTATTATTGCCGAGTTATTCCAGAATCTATCTTCGAAGTCGAAAAACCTACGCGTACAATTGGTTTGGGAATAGATCAACTTCCAGATGAAGTAAAGCATTCTAATTATTTAACTAGTAACAATTTAGGTCAATTAGGAAATGTGGAAAAATTACCAACTAATGAAATGATTCGTAATTTCAAAGAGCAATTGACAGAACGATTAGATATTCAGAAATTTAAATCTGCAGAAGTACGTCATCAAGTTGCAGCAAAACTTTTGGAACAAGGTGATGTAAATGGTGCGTGGTATTGGTTGTTAATGAAAATTTAG
- a CDS encoding SMI1/KNR4 family protein: MKELIKKLKKQGYFEDNLGLEKVKINELEDQLNSKIPDFFKEYLKYFGFNENVFWSIFNEEDDFVEQNELIQELGHTNFIAIGDEYAENLIVTHTGTQQLYLLEDDLLIDLKTTFKQMLHEAISTFDLPDFDALQNTESSFKVLLERKTEITTALIDSLNTLINEAAENDDQLYSVIISTDKNGNYNVSGGSFNDFKTKTDSENINYDDLFNAKTSKYQGKLDFSFLKQESNLTNKKALDLLCLDVLRELKNDNYFEDQVENISISVESTDVDIFTEDSYDDALTKRKNLVTTIRRFWETPYDRARLLIEVL, encoded by the coding sequence ATGAAAGAATTAATCAAAAAATTAAAAAAACAAGGCTATTTTGAAGATAATTTAGGACTCGAAAAAGTCAAAATCAATGAATTAGAAGATCAGTTGAATTCTAAAATCCCCGATTTTTTCAAAGAATATCTTAAATACTTCGGTTTCAATGAAAATGTATTTTGGAGCATTTTTAATGAAGAAGATGATTTTGTGGAGCAAAATGAACTCATTCAAGAACTTGGACATACTAATTTCATTGCAATTGGTGATGAATATGCCGAAAATTTAATTGTTACACATACCGGAACGCAACAACTTTATTTGTTAGAAGATGACCTTTTGATTGATCTTAAAACCACTTTTAAACAGATGTTACATGAAGCCATTTCAACGTTCGATTTACCAGATTTTGATGCGCTACAAAACACTGAGTCTTCATTTAAAGTCTTGTTAGAACGTAAAACTGAAATTACAACTGCATTAATAGATAGTTTGAATACACTAATTAATGAAGCAGCAGAAAATGACGATCAATTGTATTCTGTTATAATTTCAACCGATAAAAATGGAAATTACAATGTTTCTGGTGGAAGTTTCAATGATTTTAAAACCAAAACAGATTCTGAGAACATCAATTATGATGACTTGTTTAATGCAAAAACATCAAAATATCAAGGAAAATTGGATTTTAGTTTTCTAAAACAAGAATCTAACTTAACGAATAAAAAAGCTTTGGATTTACTTTGTTTAGACGTTTTACGAGAACTAAAAAATGACAATTATTTCGAAGATCAAGTTGAAAATATTTCGATTTCAGTAGAATCAACAGATGTTGATATCTTCACAGAAGACTCCTATGATGATGCGTTAACAAAGCGAAAAAACTTAGTAACAACAATTAGACGATTTTGGGAAACGCCTTATGACAGAGCACGATTATTGATTGAAGTTTTATAA